gctaatcaggtacttaacagtgatgagggaggtgcagccagaaaacaataggcctgattactgattactgggccatcatggaaacaagtaggtcagtttcaggtgaaactagctaatcaacagatactcaggtagactcctccctgagggcggggcttaagcaacacagagtagcttaaatttctgagttctcagaccattttcacaattgagaatgacttccggatgggagccgaaacgtcttgattctgaaaacagtgtccagacgtctacgactgaaaccttttctacgatggaccgctcctggacgaatgagggacgacaccgtctatACATTTGATAGTTAAATAACATgttaaaatccattttaaatGGACAAACTGGGAACAAAAAACTGTGGGACCATAAACCTGACCCAGAAATGCAAACGAATGTTACAGGTGGATTTCTCCTTAAATGCGTCCAGCATGCAGCGGTGGAagatttacttaagtacaattacCACAGAATACAAATACTCAGTTACGAGTAAAAGTTACTTAAGTAAGAGTATTATagacaaaatgtacttaacgTATCCGAAGTATTTGCAGAATGGACCCTGAATGGATGCGTTAATGCATACGCAGTACTTTGCTGTtagtggagctaattttaacaactttatttacTTCTGGGAGTTTAATCAgcaacaaaacatcatattttataaacgtatcacatgtttttatgtaaaatctgtaaaacagcctgttttcagctctgtgacgatgcgttttccagctgatccgagggggggttaaagagtttattcagcttcaggaggaggagagtttcctcagcacatgaaggaaactcttcatccttcagctcgtcacaaacacctggagatacgaggtttccaccggacaggaaggggatgaaacgctgtgatctgtaaagtaactgaagccgtcagacaaacgtagggaagtaaaaagtccaatatttcctctgagatggaggagagtggaagcagaaagaggcagaaaatggaaatactgcagtaaagtacaagtacctcaagtAGTACGTAACTACAGTAACTGAGTAAACgcactcagttactttccaccgctgccAGCTTGTACATGCTGTAGCGTCTGTAAGTATCAGGACAGGGACACTTCAGCAGATCTGAAACGAGGTTTTGCATAAAAGAAGTACAGTTTTCACCCGAGCTGAATGTAAACgccctcaaattaaagctgagaGCCACAACAAACGCAGTCACACTGTTAATATAGAGTCACGAACACAATACTGGAGGTAAACTACTAACATGCTGACTTTGTTTTTAGAAATTCAGGTCTTTGTGCTCCAAGTCGAGTTTACTGGAAGAATATGGCGACCGGAGAGTGCGGCTCAGTACAGCTAACACTTACTCTTACAGGAAAGGTATGCATGTCTAACGCTCCTCGTGCTCTGCTGTGATAGGCTGCGAGGATCCCTGAAGTAAACctttatttgatctttttaaCCGCCAAAACACTCTTTGACTCGCTGTGATCGCTTTGTTCCAGTGGACGTCCCTTTCCAGGAGTATGTGGACGTTTTCCTGAGGCCTCAGTCTTCAGACGCCCTCGGCAGCGGTGAGCAGAAACACGTTTGTACCTCGGGAGCCTCCGTTTCCCGTCCCGCTTCGCAGCTTGTTTGCACAAAATGTTTTGGGCCTCTGAGCAGACTTTagctgcttttccaccaaaGGTACCAGGAACTTTTATACCCAGGAACTACTTGTTGTTGAAGACCTGTGAAGATCAGGCAGGTTACGCCCGTCACACAGCTGCGTAACTCTgctgttttaacttattaaacttGCAGTTCAGCACGAGGACCTTTGCTTAGTTTAACCTGTTTGAAACGCTGAGCTCACCGCTGTGTAACGGTGAAACCGAGAGCCGCGGCTTCCTCAGAgcgtaaatattagaatatggcaACACAAGCGTTacatgtctttttacatatatatcaGTGTATACGCTTGTTTTCAGAAGGccggcctgtgacccagcaacgcTGATGGGACGTACTGAGAACAaatttgtttggcattttagctttcttttctcctgttagttattttttttggggggggcggGTCGAACTTACCTGAGCAAAGGGTTTGAGGAGGTCTTTTGTTTGACTGTAAAGCTCTTAGAGGCGAATGTGTGgcttgtgattttgggctgcataaataaaattgacttcaAACAATGAACTGAATAGAATGATTTGGAAAGACTACAGCACTGAATATCCTCACCGCTAGTGGAGCTCCTCATGGGATCATTAAAGGAgaggggactattttcagcggcggatgaatccacattaTACTCGTCAGCGGATacattcactgctggtttgagcCTGAACATgagggatttgttgataataagttAATATAGAATAACAGCAAACTCATCCCTTAAAATGaaaaggattcatcctctggggagcaggtGTCGGATATGTTATGTTTAGTTTTTCTCTTCTACAGACACGCTGTATTTTTTTGGAGACAACAACTTCACCGAGTGGCAGAGTTTGTTTGAGCGCTACGAGGCTCCGCCGTACGTCCTGCCTCGCACCAGCGGAGCCTTCAGCTTCGGGATCGCAGGTCAGGGTTTGCGCTGCAGAGTGGATTTAAAACCAGACTGAGAGTCCACAGAGAGCCACgctggcagctctgtgaggcgGAGACAGAAACTGGACGCTAAATTCTCCAGGACTTACCCTGAGCCCGACAGGCGAGAAACCTCTGTGTCATCTTTAACCGTAGGGCTCATGTGGGGGTTTGTCACCAAATCTGCTTTTCAGCCGCAGTCTGGACCGGAGTGCGGACGACGtcgccatccctagagccacgcagCCAAAATGGCTAAAAATCAGATTAGGGGACGAACCCCACAGGAGCCCTGAAGTTAAAGTAAAGACGACACTGCTGTGTCTTACCTGTCGGCTCAGGTTAAGTCCTGGAGAATTTAACTTTCTGAACTAAAACTTCAGTTTCGTCTCGATGGAGCTGTAAAGTTCTGACTTACGAGCACTGAAGAATGACGGACtcttgtagtttttgttttctgcagtcATCAAATGTCAAATATCGAATAAACGATGATCACACGAGAGGCTCAAACTGCAGCTTTTTGTCTCCAGGTCCTGGAACAGGAGTCCCCTTTCACTGGCACGGTCCTGGTTACTCTGAGGTCATCTATGGAAGGAAGGTGAGCAAATaacttcctttttcttttgtttcccgTCATGTCATGTTGGTTTATTTCCGAATGTGTCTGGAGTTGTGGCCTGACGCGTGAGCGCAGGTAAATGTCACTGTTGTGGCATCTTGTAGTTCAGCGAATGATTGGGTTGTGATCACACAGCGCTGGTTCCTCTACCCGCCTGACCGGGAGCCTCATTTCCACCCGAACCGCACCACCCTGTCCTGGGTGACGGAGACCTACCCCCACCTGCCCGAGGTCGAGGCTCCGCTGGAGTGCACCATCAGACCCGGGAGGTAACCACGCTTTTATCCTTCCAGTGATTTAGGGCTGCAGCCGGTAAATAGTCTCAGTTCATGTGACACAGAGGACATTTATCTCATATAAAGAAACTggaaaatgagaacatttttgcACAGCAGGACATTTGgtgtaaatgtgatttatttcagacccgttatttattattaaattattatttccaACCCTGATTTTGTGATaaatatatagaaaaatatatatatatataatgttccTTTTCCATGACAGACAGAAGAGTCCAAACTAAGTGATGGGAAAGATTTTCATGACGCTCTAACAGCCGTCTAAATATCATGTCgctttttgaaaaacatttagtGTGACTTTGAACTTTCTGACAATGAATTCTGAACTAAATCACATTTGTTCCTTTCATGACTAAAGCGGCGGCAGTAATTTGACTAAAGCGTCGACATAATTACAACAACTCAAACAACGTAAAAGCACCTTGTGAAAGCTCACATCTCCGGCCTGCCAGGCTTTACAGAagtgtttctgtagttttcTAACAGTCGGG
This genomic interval from Siniperca chuatsi isolate FFG_IHB_CAS linkage group LG21, ASM2008510v1, whole genome shotgun sequence contains the following:
- the jmjd8 gene encoding jmjC domain-containing protein 8 isoform X1 translates to MEYNSALLNTCTQFVLLCFIVLKAEEPSADGGGWSSDSDFSLQDEGPCNIDVLGSSSLSHQQFIERYAYSRPVILRGLTDNTKFRSLCSKSSLLEEYGDRRVRLSTANTYSYRKVDVPFQEYVDVFLRPQSSDALGSDTLYFFGDNNFTEWQSLFERYEAPPYVLPRTSGAFSFGIAGPGTGVPFHWHGPGYSEVIYGRKRWFLYPPDREPHFHPNRTTLSWVTETYPHLPEVEAPLECTIRPGRCCISPTAGGTPLSTWTPAFSSPPSSVELQLAWIFFFFF
- the jmjd8 gene encoding jmjC domain-containing protein 8 isoform X2, which codes for MEYNSALLNTCTQFVLLCFIVLKAEEPSADGGGWSSDSDFSLQDEGPCNIDVLGSSSLSHQQFIERYAYSRPVILRGLTDNTKFRSLCSKSSLLEEYGDRRVRLSTANTYSYRKVDVPFQEYVDVFLRPQSSDALGSGPGTGVPFHWHGPGYSEVIYGRKRWFLYPPDREPHFHPNRTTLSWVTETYPHLPEVEAPLECTIRPGRCCISPTAGGTPLSTWTPAFSSPPSSVELQLAWIFFFFF